A window of Mycolicibacterium fluoranthenivorans contains these coding sequences:
- a CDS encoding carboxylesterase/lipase family protein produces MHEHTVRVKISTGTIEGFTRDGVHRWRSIPYAKPPVGALRYRAPRPATPWPGVRYCHGFTNCAPQQRMYTLLGVGKYQPMSEDCLTLNVVAPQDPPDDGPLPVMFFIHGGGYLMGSSATPIYDGVALARGGCVYVSANYRLGALGCFDLSALSTPEHEIDDNLYLRDLIMALRWVRENIAVFGGDPDNVTIFGESAGAHAVATLMAVPEAEGLFAQAISQSAASGMVRNPDQAAMFAAQFAGLLGASGKDGARAAMSARPADLLAALDTLIARAGKEMPGAFPVGPTSGTELLPEDPVVAMRSGRAHRIPLIVGSNAEEGRLFTRFMQLLPTTEQSIEMLLSTTGTETRDRVIAAYPDYPARAACIRLGGDFAFGTASWDMAEAHSRHRPTYVYRYDYAPRILHWSGMGATHATELLAVFGVYRTRLGGLLTAAADGSSARRVSREVQTRWGTFGRTGNPGEGWPRYDQDMRAVLVFDRNTHLEYDPAAARRRAWEGFTLAVG; encoded by the coding sequence ATGCACGAACACACCGTCCGCGTGAAGATCAGCACCGGGACGATCGAGGGTTTCACCCGCGACGGGGTACACCGCTGGCGCTCGATCCCGTATGCGAAACCGCCGGTCGGTGCCCTTCGATACCGTGCGCCCCGCCCCGCGACGCCCTGGCCGGGGGTGCGTTACTGCCACGGATTCACCAACTGCGCCCCACAGCAGCGGATGTACACACTGCTCGGTGTCGGCAAATATCAGCCGATGAGCGAGGACTGTCTGACGCTCAATGTGGTGGCTCCGCAGGACCCGCCGGATGACGGGCCCCTTCCGGTGATGTTCTTCATCCACGGCGGCGGCTATCTGATGGGCAGCTCGGCGACACCGATCTACGACGGCGTCGCCCTGGCCAGAGGTGGCTGTGTATACGTCTCGGCCAACTACCGCCTGGGCGCGCTGGGTTGTTTCGATCTGTCCGCGTTGTCCACACCCGAGCACGAGATCGACGACAACCTCTACCTGCGCGACCTGATCATGGCACTGCGCTGGGTGCGGGAGAACATCGCGGTGTTCGGCGGTGACCCGGACAACGTGACGATCTTCGGGGAGAGCGCCGGCGCGCATGCCGTCGCCACCCTGATGGCGGTACCCGAGGCAGAAGGTCTTTTCGCACAAGCGATTTCGCAGAGTGCTGCCAGCGGTATGGTGCGCAACCCGGATCAGGCCGCCATGTTCGCCGCGCAGTTCGCCGGTCTACTCGGCGCGTCCGGCAAGGATGGGGCGCGCGCGGCGATGTCCGCGCGACCGGCTGATCTGCTGGCCGCGCTGGACACCCTGATCGCCCGCGCGGGCAAGGAGATGCCCGGCGCGTTCCCGGTCGGTCCCACCTCCGGTACCGAGCTGTTGCCGGAGGACCCGGTCGTCGCGATGCGCAGCGGCCGCGCCCACCGGATCCCGCTGATCGTCGGCAGTAATGCCGAGGAAGGCAGGCTGTTCACCCGTTTCATGCAGCTGCTGCCGACCACCGAGCAGAGCATCGAGATGCTGCTCTCGACCACCGGGACCGAAACCCGCGATCGCGTCATCGCCGCCTATCCGGACTATCCCGCCCGAGCCGCGTGTATCCGGCTGGGTGGTGACTTCGCGTTCGGCACCGCCAGTTGGGATATGGCGGAGGCGCACAGCCGCCACCGGCCCACCTACGTCTACCGCTACGACTATGCGCCACGGATCCTGCACTGGTCGGGGATGGGCGCCACCCACGCGACCGAACTGCTGGCGGTATTCGGTGTCTACCGCACCCGCCTCGGCGGATTGCTCACGGCGGCCGCCGACGGTTCCTCGGCTCGCCGGGTCAGCCGGGAGGTACAGACGCGTTGGGGCACCTTCGGCAGGACCGGTAACCCCGGCGAGGGTTGGCCACGCTATGACCAGGACATGCGTGCGGTGCTGGTATTCGACCGCAACACCCACCTGGAGTACGACCCGGCGGCCGCGCGTCGCCGAGCCTGGGAAGGCTTCACGCTGGCCGTGGGTTGA
- a CDS encoding primary-amine oxidase, which yields MAHPLDPLDADEFTAVAAILGARHGVLAPGWRFASIELAEPTKDELRAFAGGGAAPPRRALAVCLDRAHNATYKALVSLQAQTVESFDHVPGVQANFTVDEFVECDQVLRAHPEVIAALARRGITDLDSVFMDTWTYGDAVAPPEFRDRRLGWSDTWRRDAPGANPYAHLVSGLHCVVDLNTMEVLRVEDSGPFAEGAEPPVVMGEYVPRHIPDRISAVSQRDPLTPLHIIQPEGPSFTLEGHLLTWQNWSLRVGFNYREGMTLHALTYRDGDRIRSVAHRMSFAEMVVPYRDASVDHYRRTAFDIGEWGLGFMTTSLTLGCDCLGEIRYLGAVLHNSKGEPYTIANAICIHEEDNAVLWKHVDHDAGAEVRRMRRLTLSFHVTVANYEYLVYWRLYQDGNIECEVRATGIMVTTPLPPGAPNPNGTLVDERTYAPFHQHFLVARLDLDIDGPDNTVYMSESFAEPISEENPHGLSVVTRNVPLRTESEGKQDLNFATQRTWKVINTNVVNGLGTHPSYKLVPTGALPAMFDPAAPVLQRANVIGHTLWVTPNRADERWPAGEFVNQSVSDTGLGEWTKADRPILDTDVVLWYVFGLHHITRPEDWPVMPVDVVSFWLKPFGFFDRNPALDVPREEKLDTCHM from the coding sequence ATGGCGCACCCTCTTGATCCTCTCGATGCCGACGAATTCACCGCTGTCGCCGCGATCCTCGGTGCCCGGCACGGAGTGCTCGCCCCCGGATGGCGCTTCGCCTCCATCGAACTCGCCGAGCCGACCAAGGACGAGTTGCGCGCCTTCGCCGGCGGGGGCGCGGCCCCGCCCCGCCGGGCGCTGGCGGTCTGCCTGGATCGTGCGCACAACGCGACCTACAAGGCGCTGGTATCGCTGCAGGCTCAGACGGTGGAGTCCTTCGACCATGTTCCCGGCGTGCAGGCCAACTTCACCGTCGACGAGTTCGTCGAATGCGACCAGGTGCTGCGCGCGCACCCCGAGGTGATCGCGGCGCTGGCGCGCCGCGGCATCACCGACCTGGACAGCGTGTTCATGGATACCTGGACCTACGGGGATGCCGTCGCACCGCCCGAGTTCCGGGACCGGCGTCTGGGCTGGTCGGACACGTGGCGTCGGGACGCACCAGGGGCGAACCCGTACGCCCACCTCGTCAGCGGTCTGCACTGTGTGGTCGACCTGAACACCATGGAGGTACTCCGCGTGGAGGACTCGGGTCCGTTCGCCGAGGGAGCCGAACCCCCGGTGGTGATGGGCGAGTACGTTCCCCGCCACATCCCGGATCGGATATCGGCTGTGTCCCAGCGTGATCCGCTCACACCGCTTCATATCATCCAGCCCGAAGGGCCGTCGTTCACCCTGGAAGGTCACCTGTTGACGTGGCAGAACTGGTCACTGCGAGTCGGTTTCAACTACCGGGAAGGGATGACGCTGCACGCGCTGACCTATCGAGACGGCGACCGGATCCGTTCCGTCGCGCACCGGATGTCGTTTGCCGAGATGGTGGTGCCGTATCGGGACGCCTCGGTGGACCACTACCGTCGGACCGCCTTCGACATCGGCGAGTGGGGCCTGGGTTTCATGACGACCTCGCTGACCCTGGGATGCGACTGCCTGGGGGAGATCCGTTACCTGGGTGCGGTGCTGCACAACAGCAAAGGCGAGCCCTACACCATCGCCAACGCCATCTGCATCCACGAGGAAGACAATGCGGTGCTGTGGAAGCATGTGGATCACGACGCCGGCGCCGAGGTGCGCCGGATGCGCAGACTCACGTTGAGCTTCCATGTCACCGTCGCCAACTACGAGTACCTGGTCTACTGGCGGCTGTATCAGGACGGCAACATCGAGTGCGAGGTCCGGGCCACGGGCATCATGGTCACCACACCGCTACCGCCGGGCGCTCCGAATCCCAACGGCACCCTGGTCGACGAGCGCACCTACGCACCGTTTCATCAGCACTTCCTGGTGGCTCGCCTGGACCTCGATATCGACGGCCCGGACAACACCGTCTACATGTCGGAATCCTTTGCCGAACCGATCTCGGAGGAGAACCCGCACGGTCTGTCGGTGGTGACCCGAAACGTCCCGCTGCGCACCGAGAGCGAGGGCAAACAGGACCTCAACTTCGCCACCCAGCGCACCTGGAAGGTGATCAACACCAACGTCGTCAACGGCCTGGGCACCCATCCGTCGTACAAGCTGGTACCCACCGGGGCGCTGCCGGCGATGTTCGATCCCGCCGCCCCGGTCCTGCAACGTGCCAACGTCATCGGGCACACCCTCTGGGTCACCCCGAACCGAGCCGATGAGCGCTGGCCGGCAGGCGAATTCGTCAACCAGTCGGTCTCCGACACCGGTCTGGGGGAGTGGACCAAGGCAGACCGCCCCATCCTGGACACCGATGTGGTGCTCTGGTACGTCTTCGGTCTGCACCACATCACCCGGCCCGAGGACTGGCCGGTCATGCCCGTCGACGTGGTGTCGTTCTGGTTGAAACCGTTCGGCTTCTTCGACCGTAATCCGGCCCTGGACGTCCCCCGGGAGGAAAAACTTGACACCTGTCACATGTGA